The following proteins come from a genomic window of Sardina pilchardus chromosome 1, fSarPil1.1, whole genome shotgun sequence:
- the mb gene encoding myoglobin, translating into MADYDLVLKCWGPVEADFTKAGGLVLARLFKEHPDTQKLFPKFAGIAAGDLAGSAAVAAHGATVLKKLGDLLKAKGAHGDILKPMATTHANTHKIPLNNFKLITEIIAKVMGEMAGLDAGGQDALRKIMGVVINDIDATYKELGFAG; encoded by the exons ATGGCTGACTATGACCTGGTCCTGAAGTGCTGGGGTCCAGTAGAGGCGGACTTCACTAAAGCTGGAGGATTGGTCCTCGCACG CTTGTTCAAGGAGCATCCTGATACCCAGAAGCTTTTTCCTAAATTCGCTGGCATTGCTGCGGGTGACCTGGCCGGCAGTGCAGCTGTCGCTGCCCACGGCGCCACTGTGCTGAAGAAACTGGGAGACCTGCTGAAAGCCAAAGGTGCCCACGGTGACATCCTGAAGCCTATGGCAACCACACATGCCAACACCCACAAGATTCCTCTGAATAACTTCAAG CTGATCACTGAGATCATTGCCAAAGTGATGGGTGAGATGGCTGGTCTGGATGCTGGGGGCCAGGACGCTCTGAGGAAAATCATGGGTGTTGTCATCAATGACATCGACGCCACCTACAAAGAGTTGGGCTTCGCTGGATGA
- the pane1 gene encoding centromere protein M yields the protein MLKPFRKAPALNTANLLLVENEEELQTRLADIIVQNERHVNITVRLARKLPLPEENQDTRPRIDLIVFIVNLRSERSLQSVEQSVKYLDPGFFLGKVCFVVTGARCLSVTSNRLLTVRKLAASLHCPLLFAEDQTNEGVITVAVRLLGILKVAAGMVPLATGLYLNSLSHCMIPSDLEQNLD from the exons ATGCTCAAACCTTTCAGAAAGGCTCCAGCCTTGAATACAGCCAACTTACTG CTGGTGGAAAACGAGGAAGAACTTCAGACAAGGTTAGCTGACATCATCGTGCAGAATGAGAGGCATGTCAACATCACAGT GCGACTGGCCCGAAAACTCCCTCTGCCAGAAGAGAACCAGGATACCCGTCCACGGATTGACCTCATAGTATTTATAGTAAACCTCAGGTCTGAGCGCAG TCTTCAGTCTGTTGAACAGTCCGTTAAGTATCTGGACCCTGGATTCTTTTTGGGGAAGGTGTGCTTTGTGGTCACGGGTG CTCGTTGCTTATCAGTCACCAGTAACCGCTTGTTGACTGTGAGGAAGTTGGCTGCATCTCTGCACTGCCCATTGCTGTTTGCAGAAGACCAG ACAAATGAAGGAGTGATTACAGTTGCAGTGAGACTACTTGGTATACTTAAAGTGGCTGCTGGTATGGTTCCCTTGGCAACAGGGCTTTATCTCAACAGTCTGAGTCATTGCATGATACCCTCTGACCTTGAGCAAAATCTTGACTGA
- the smdt1b gene encoding single-pass membrane protein with aspartate-rich tail 1b, with amino-acid sequence MASTVSRFSRFFLKKNSGFGAQRNGGTTTVMASRNLSSTSGGILPKPEKVPFGLIRMTAVVLPFLYVGTLISKNFAALLEEHDIFVPSDDDDDD; translated from the exons ATGGCGTCTACTGTCAGTCGATTCAGCCGCTTCTTTCTGAAGAAAAACAGTGGGTTTGGAGCCCAAAGAAATGGGGGAACAACGACAGTAATGGCGTCTCGGAATCTTTCTTCCACGTCAGGTGGCATTTTACCAAAACCGGAGAAG GTTCCCTTTGGTTTGATACGCATGACGGCAGTGGTTCTGCCGTTTCTCTATGTGGGTACTTTGATAAGCAAGAATTTCGCTGCTCTGCTGGAAGAACACGATATATTTGTTCCTTCagatgatgacgacgacgacTAA
- the triobpa gene encoding TRIO and F-actin-binding protein isoform X2 → MDLSSCTDIVECDVEKNYGFQVHTKESVITLSAMTSRIRRNWVEILRGNIFSDNLQDQCRDRRPRDAENADPKASSLDVDQDESNLLRAPLTNQREAGEGRDRDQERRLEDRTKWFQEGVLCGDGVSTRWDTIELKKGTSQATNQLAENIVGKSKDIDRKWEDFERLPFGETEALCLDGSSNHESSNEGEVLPPRQRREVSCYGQAEGSWSAGLGGACGPSAPCGPQLRALEQRYKESLEAAQREHGRQMEELQKEKERLLMKEAQAAAKTMEALRKAHQEELEKAKGLVGRDVLAESRMQLCEADELQVELEGLSERYSEKCVELSRMQQRSQESGSEMEHEKVIEQLRRENQELQSRLTEEITLMRTLITGQRSQSQLIFYGNHDHSPTDMEVLLRAKENEIMYLQKEISCLRNEVASLMKEKQSVCERFKEVYVELSRVRGASERELGCLREHLNLTLAAVQEQRHTSSSS, encoded by the exons ATGGACTTAAGTTCTTGTACAGATATTGTTGAGTGTGACGTGGAGAAGAACTATGGATTTCAGGTTCAT acCAAAGAGTCGGTGATAACTTTGTCTGCCATGACTTCCAGAATCAGGAGGAACTGGGTTGAGATTTTAAGAGGGAATATTTTTTCAGACAATCTCCAGGACCA ATGCCGAGATCGCAGGCCCCGAGATGCCGAGAACGCAGACCCCAAGGCCAGTTCCCTAGATGTTGATCAGGATGAATCAAATCTATTGAGAGCTCCACTGACTAatcagagagaggcaggggagggACGTGATCGTGATCAAGAGAGGAGATTGGAGGATCGGACCAAGTGGTTCCAGGAAGGTGTTCTGTGCGGTGATGGGGTGAGCACCAGATGGGACACAATTGAACTTAAAAAGGGGACATCCCAAGCAACAAATCAATTAGCAGAGAATATTGTTGGAAAAAGCAAAGACATTGACAGGAAATGGGAAGATTTTGAGAGGCTGCCATTTGGAGAGACGGAGGCCCTTTGTCTGGATGGTTCTTCAAACCATGAGTCAAGTAATGAGGGAGAG GTTTTGCCACCGAGACAAAGAAGAGAAGTGTCATGCTATGGGCAAGCAGAAGGTAGCTGGAGCGCTGGATTGGGGGGGGCATGTGGCCCCTCGGCCCCCTGTGGCCCTCAGCTCCGAGCACTGGAGCAGCGCTATAAAGAGAGCCTGGAGGCAGCGCAGAGGGAACACGGCAGACAGATGGAGGAGCTGCAGAAAGAAAAGGAGCGACTCTTGATGAAGGAAGCCCAAGCTGCTGCCAAGA CTATGGAGGCTTTAAGGAAGGCCCatcaggaggagctggagaaagCCAAAGGTTTGGTGGGAAGAGACGTTCTAGCAGAGAGCAGAATGCAGTT GTGTGAGGCGGATGAGCTGCAGGTGGAGCTGGAGGGGCTGTCTGAGAGGTACTCGGAGaagtgtgtggagctcagccgCATGCAGCAGAGGAGTCAAGAGAGCGGCTCAGAGATGGAGCACGAGAAAGTCATAGAGCAACTCAGGAGAGAAAACCAG GAACTGCAGTCACGGTTGACTGAAGAAATCACCCTCATGCGCACCCTCatcacaggtcaaaggtcacagtcACAGTTGATTTTCTATGGAAATCACGATCATAGCCCCACAGACATGGAG GTGCTATTACGAGCAAAAGAAAATGAGATCATGTATCTGCAGAAGGAGATCAGCTGTCTCAGAAATGAAGTAGCCTCTCTAATGAAG GAGaaacagtctgtgtgtgagcgctttAAGGAGGTGTACGTGGAGCTGAGCCGGGTGAGAGGGGCCAGTGAGCGGGAGCTGGGCTGTCTGAGGGAGCACCTGAACCTCACTCTAGCGGCAGTGCAAGAGCAACggcacaccagcagcagctcgtAG
- the triobpa gene encoding TRIO and F-actin-binding protein isoform X1, with product MSLNILNFKKGWIFRLDDDEEWRKYWFVLTKSRLKYYRDSQAEERDELEGEMDLSSCTDIVECDVEKNYGFQVHTKESVITLSAMTSRIRRNWVEILRGNIFSDNLQDQCRDRRPRDAENADPKASSLDVDQDESNLLRAPLTNQREAGEGRDRDQERRLEDRTKWFQEGVLCGDGVSTRWDTIELKKGTSQATNQLAENIVGKSKDIDRKWEDFERLPFGETEALCLDGSSNHESSNEGEVLPPRQRREVSCYGQAEGSWSAGLGGACGPSAPCGPQLRALEQRYKESLEAAQREHGRQMEELQKEKERLLMKEAQAAAKTMEALRKAHQEELEKAKGLVGRDVLAESRMQLCEADELQVELEGLSERYSEKCVELSRMQQRSQESGSEMEHEKVIEQLRRENQELQSRLTEEITLMRTLITGQRSQSQLIFYGNHDHSPTDMEVLLRAKENEIMYLQKEISCLRNEVASLMKEKQSVCERFKEVYVELSRVRGASERELGCLREHLNLTLAAVQEQRHTSSSS from the exons CTGAATATTCTAAATTTCAAAAAGGGTTGGATATTCAGGttggatgatgatgaagag TGGAGAAAATACTGGTTTGTTTTGACTAAGTCAAGGCTGAAATATTACAGAGATTCACAGGCAGAGGAG AGAGATGAACTGGAAGGAGAGATGGACTTAAGTTCTTGTACAGATATTGTTGAGTGTGACGTGGAGAAGAACTATGGATTTCAGGTTCAT acCAAAGAGTCGGTGATAACTTTGTCTGCCATGACTTCCAGAATCAGGAGGAACTGGGTTGAGATTTTAAGAGGGAATATTTTTTCAGACAATCTCCAGGACCA ATGCCGAGATCGCAGGCCCCGAGATGCCGAGAACGCAGACCCCAAGGCCAGTTCCCTAGATGTTGATCAGGATGAATCAAATCTATTGAGAGCTCCACTGACTAatcagagagaggcaggggagggACGTGATCGTGATCAAGAGAGGAGATTGGAGGATCGGACCAAGTGGTTCCAGGAAGGTGTTCTGTGCGGTGATGGGGTGAGCACCAGATGGGACACAATTGAACTTAAAAAGGGGACATCCCAAGCAACAAATCAATTAGCAGAGAATATTGTTGGAAAAAGCAAAGACATTGACAGGAAATGGGAAGATTTTGAGAGGCTGCCATTTGGAGAGACGGAGGCCCTTTGTCTGGATGGTTCTTCAAACCATGAGTCAAGTAATGAGGGAGAG GTTTTGCCACCGAGACAAAGAAGAGAAGTGTCATGCTATGGGCAAGCAGAAGGTAGCTGGAGCGCTGGATTGGGGGGGGCATGTGGCCCCTCGGCCCCCTGTGGCCCTCAGCTCCGAGCACTGGAGCAGCGCTATAAAGAGAGCCTGGAGGCAGCGCAGAGGGAACACGGCAGACAGATGGAGGAGCTGCAGAAAGAAAAGGAGCGACTCTTGATGAAGGAAGCCCAAGCTGCTGCCAAGA CTATGGAGGCTTTAAGGAAGGCCCatcaggaggagctggagaaagCCAAAGGTTTGGTGGGAAGAGACGTTCTAGCAGAGAGCAGAATGCAGTT GTGTGAGGCGGATGAGCTGCAGGTGGAGCTGGAGGGGCTGTCTGAGAGGTACTCGGAGaagtgtgtggagctcagccgCATGCAGCAGAGGAGTCAAGAGAGCGGCTCAGAGATGGAGCACGAGAAAGTCATAGAGCAACTCAGGAGAGAAAACCAG GAACTGCAGTCACGGTTGACTGAAGAAATCACCCTCATGCGCACCCTCatcacaggtcaaaggtcacagtcACAGTTGATTTTCTATGGAAATCACGATCATAGCCCCACAGACATGGAG GTGCTATTACGAGCAAAAGAAAATGAGATCATGTATCTGCAGAAGGAGATCAGCTGTCTCAGAAATGAAGTAGCCTCTCTAATGAAG GAGaaacagtctgtgtgtgagcgctttAAGGAGGTGTACGTGGAGCTGAGCCGGGTGAGAGGGGCCAGTGAGCGGGAGCTGGGCTGTCTGAGGGAGCACCTGAACCTCACTCTAGCGGCAGTGCAAGAGCAACggcacaccagcagcagctcgtAG